Within Styela clava chromosome 8, kaStyClav1.hap1.2, whole genome shotgun sequence, the genomic segment GAGATTCCACTTATTGCAACGCTTCATCTGGTGTTGCTGAATGCGACTGTTTACCAAATTACGTACGATTTCCAGGAGTGAACACAGTATGCGCAGGTGTATACTTGGTATTAAAAAACCCGAGTTTAGCATCAAAACGCAGTCCACTTTTAAATGATTTTGATAAGAATTGCAAGTTAACTTTAGTTTGATAAATCTTAATTTTCTGTACCAAAGGTATTTTCGCAGGGAATACCATGGCAATTGTAATACTCAAAGACTTTATTAGCCATTTCGGTTGCAAAAAGTCGACAAAAGTTGAGTATGTTAACAAAAATGGTGAGCGGAAAGCGATAGTACAAAACAAgacatgaaataaattttaattcgcGTTTTCCTTCTGGACTATTTttgccagaaatttttttcGCGTTTTGATATGGCATTTCCCATGtatacttattttattgtttgtatATAGGTAGACAGAAATTTCATCCCTTGTGAAAAAATACGTGAAATGTGATAGTTAACTTATTCATTTGTCTCCTTTAGCTGTGATATGCTCTAGTAATACGAACTGTAACGCACCATTTGGAACTTGCAATATGAGCCCTCCCACCGAACCTCAAATAGGAAGTTGTTATTGCATGACGGGATTCAGTGGAAGCAAATGCTCAGATCGTAAGTAGAATTTGAAGAAATATTACTGAGAAAATCAGAACCTATAGCTATTGCGGTCTGGATTGCAGAACCGTAGTTTTGGTTTGATCGATCCGTTTTGATGTTGGTGCGCATATCAATGTACCGACTTTACATTGATCCACAATGCGCTTGAGCTCATCAAAGTGCTACAAAGTGaagaatcaattaaaaaaaaatatgcctAATAATTTGTTAAGATATACTACAAAAGGGAATGTCAGAGTAAgaataattttgaaacatttgaTTCAAAGGTAGACGGACGACCATGTTTATTATTTAAGATTGTAATGCTATTTTGTAACATGTTTGATACAATTTCTCAAAACTAAAACGACTTGATACCTAAATACTTGTTCATTTTGAACATATGGGGGTATTGTTAGGACTGTTGTTCTATGATCTTCCTAATTAATGTTAAAATCCTGTGTCCATTGCCACACAGGTAAAGCGATGATAAAAGAGAGGCGCTAAGATACCATCCAGGAATTTACGTATAGTCGACTCAGCGTCATACTACCATAAACATAcagattttttaatttctcatgaaaatttaaaaaaaatttagttctTAGCATTTTGTATCGTTTTCCTTCATGTGTATATATCATTTTCAGTTTGGCTTTTCATTTTTCTAATTGTGATGAGTTTTCTTGTACTCGTTACACTCATTGTGGTTGGAATTTATTTCGTAAGAAAGAACAAGATACAAAGGGATATGAAATTGTGGGATAACGAACCCCAGATCGAAAGAACATCAGATTTTTGGAGATCTCGCGTAGTGGTGGAGGTAACTTGACCTGTTCATCACATTTACAATCCAATAATATTTTATCGTTGAATATCTCTTTGTAATGCCTTAATCGGTAAGCTGTTAAGTCGGTACCAAAAAAAAGAGTACGTTTTCCCAAATTAAAAACGACTTTCGATTTGATATAAgacgaaaaattaaaatttagatttaacTATCCACGCCATATTATCGAATGTAAGAAATTTACATAAAAGAAAAAGTGTGGCATAGTCAAATACCACATTCTCTAATAACTGGTGTAGATATGATGATGAATATATTAGGCGCAAGAAATGCCAGCTGAATAAACAACAATGAACTTTCCTAAGAGACGAAGATCTTCATCATGACATTAAACACTGAGAGACAAATAGAAGGAAATCTGAGTGATCAATTTTTATGGCGACCacacataatattaataaattgtcTTTCGCTAAATAAACACATACAAGTGGAGTCTAAATATCGAATCTAAGTGCGACTCCTTATTAATAGTGTATTCCTAAGTAATCTCTCTACATTAAACAACATTTTCAAGTCCCACTTTGCTTTTCTTGTTTTGCATATGAGAAAACCCTGAAAATGTTATGTAAAGTAATATATTTTAGGATATGTACTTTGACCGTCCACATCTTAGAGCTGTCAGTccaacaattgaacaaattgaaATGACTCAATCTTCAAGTAGAGGTGGTGGAGTCGAATATGAAATTCAATTAGAAGGACATGATATTACCGTGAGTTCTTAACAAGCCATCAAAGATAATCGATTGTTTTCTACGATTGCTAAATGTCAAATGAAACTAGTCTAGTCAAAATTGTATTAAATCTTGTGGACATTGCGACGTGTATTGTTTATTTACAATCCAGTCTTCAGTTAAgctaatatttatttgaaaatgtctttTCAAATGATAAGTCTGTCATAATAAAGCCTTCGATACTCAGTTTATCTTTCATTTCTCATCCACAATATCAGAAAAGTGGAGTCGTAACCGGGGTCAACGCGTGAGTAACTTTTGTGGGCAGTGCTTACCCTTGTGAAACCCCTGATATGCTACTGGGCTTGGCAGAGAAACCCTATTAtataaaaatcatttgaaaacaCCCATAGATGTATGAAAAACAAATGTTTTGGTATTGGACTCTCCAACAACAACAATGAAAAGTTATTACAGAAgataaaatgaaagaaattcGATGACCCTCTGCTCTTGGATTTTGCTCACAAACTTCTATAGCGTATCTCAGTGTTGCTCAATGAAATATTAATGCACTTATCCATATACTCATGcaaatttctgtttttatttgtgATAGGTATTAAAGCAGAAAATTTCACACAAATATGTATTAACTCCACTCAATGAGAAACTTTTACCGAGCCTTACAGAACTCCCAAAACCCCGGTTGGAAAGCACTGGTTTAGGTGCTGGCCAAAGTAAAAATGCATACCAGttgctgatatatatataccgtatttatATGTTTTCTAGTTTATGGGAATGCTGAAATTCGAACCGATGGACCTTATTATACTTTCTATGAAATAATATTGCATTAGTATCTTAAACATAATTTTCCAGGTTATTGAAGATGATGAACTATAGGAGACATGATGAGCACATACTTGCTTGGTGTTCAATGTGCACGAGAGAGTTGCACAATATATTGAGGCATTAAATCattggttttattatttcttgGGCTtaaaactattagaatagccAATTTCCAAGATTTTTTTCACTCTAATATTCGCTTTTACAGTGCTATATGTGAACAGAGTTTGTGAATTGTGTTCCATACGTATTTTTATCCCATTTTTATTCTGTTTGACCAAGATTCACGCTTTTGTCATTCGATTTCCCATCAATTAAATTACCAATTCCTATTTCAGTTTTGTCTTTGTTATTTTGTGCACAAATATCACTGTATAATATACTTCACATATATACCATTAAATTTGAGCTACTGTATTTGCGATGAAAATTCACCAAAAATGTTATGTATATGTGCTTTCATATCCTTTATTTTTATGCAAATACGTCTTTAGCAGGCATATGTTTCAGTAAACGTTTTGTTTAAAAACATTACATGACAGAAATGCTAATTGATAAAAATTGTCAACTTTATTCTTTTAATCTCTTCGTTCCAGGTTGTATTTTTAGTCTTTACTTATATATGTACATGTTAGATCATTAGTTTTCTGATTGGTAACGCGTACTGCGTCTTTAACTACAATACGATATTAATTTTCACTGTTAGCGTGTCTTTGAACACGACTggattttcatataaaatatatatttatatttacttttacTTATAAAGCTGTATCAGTGTTTTCTATTGGATGAAACAactatttattataaaaagacaTTTCATCTTTGTAAAATTTCGGTATGACATACCTTCCGGATGGACAACGTTAATTTACAGTTCACATATATAATGAATATGAACAGAGATGGAGTAATTCGTGCACTGATTGACAACATTTCGACTACGCAATTAAGTCACATTATAATATGTGATAACCTTTATTCATCCTACTATTTTGTTTGCAAGTTTAAACTTTATGGTTATTGTATATTGTCTGCTCAACTTACAAATATTagtatcaaataaattttcttgcTTGCGCATAGCATCAGTATGTCTAGTCCGAGATAGTGCTTCACTGTTTTCGCTTCCATAAACGTATTGTGATGAAGTTGTATGAAAGTGAGGTTTAATTAAACGTTAGATTGATCATGTTTTGTAGTAATTCACTTACTTATTCAGAAGTGACAAAAACTTCAGAGTAATGTTACAAGCAAGAATGGGAATGTCAGAAGCTGAGAAAATTATGCGAAATTATGTCTACTCTAGGTTCTAGTAAATACTGGTCAACTGGCGTTGTAAAGCATTCCATTTAAATACGTCTAGAAAAAAAACAATTGGGATGGGGGACATTTCACATGATTGATCTGGGATTTATATGCTTTTATAGAAGTTTGTAACTACCTTCATATTAGCCATGTTTCAGAATAACGCTTATGTATAACAGAAACGTTGATATAAGTATGACGGCATTTCatttattcaatcactattttccTCGACGTTGATATGGagataaattaaaattgaaacaatCAATAAGATTTTTGACTTCAATGCTGAAAACCAAAAACAATGTAGACTAATTAAGGCTTGTAATAGAATAGATTATTTCCACCATATCCGTTTTCGCAATAAAACCATTTAGTACTTTCGCATCTAAATAATACCATTTTACATAAATATCTTACGTTGGTTAGGGTCGAGTTAGTTAGAAATTGAGAATCGTTTGCTAGCAAACTCGTCTTCGTGGAAGAGAGCGGGTAATCCACTACTAacagatttaatattttatgctACATCATAAAATATCTTTTCGTTGCCCTAAATTAAGCGGTATAATTTCTAGAGCACATGATATGTGCATGATGACGCAGTTGAATTAACGTTTAATCGATCGTCACCAATTAAATCTACGATCGAGTAGTTTATATAGTTTTTCATTGAATGGTGCAAAAAATAAGCGAAGTTTTTCCATATATTCCGGGTTCGCGATACCCCATGCTCCTTTTCTAGTCCTTCCTTTTCCAGTCATACAAGAAGTACGTGCTGTTCCTGCGACTAAAACGCCGTTTCTTTCCACTACTAAAGGTTTGGCAAAGCAAGAAAACCCTGACGGTCCTTTTGGAATATTTTCTGGTAAAACAAACTCTGGAATGTGAAGAAAGTCTTGAACCTAAAGCAAccaaaaaacaattaaaaatgagagaattatataaacaagagtcaTGGCAAATTTTTCTAATTGCATTAATTTAGTTAttcagtttatttcatttctgtGCGTAGAGCATTGTAATAATATAAACAGCTTgtatttattaatgaaaaaaaaataataataaaatgctGCTTTAAAGCATCTATCGTTGAAATTAGGTTATAATCTCTAATTCCTGGAGCAACTGCTTTAATTTGATCTTGGATCATAGGTATTGGTCAAATTGTTTATCTATCTATACTCACCTCTTTTATGACTTTAGCAGGATTAGATATAAGTTCCTCACCGTCTACGATGTATATATCGCTCATATTGAACACCTTATACCATctgtgaaaaatattgaaaataagtaCAGTAGCGCAGTGTCAAACGGCGTTTTGCATCTTCATCGATGTGTCACGATTGGCGAGGCGAAATAAACTAGAACTTCATTCTATATTGTATTGTATCAGTACTTCCCTTCGTGAAGTTACC encodes:
- the LOC120346826 gene encoding heparan sulfate glucosamine 3-O-sulfotransferase 5-like isoform X3 yields the protein MKYHLKKHRPTSTGDSRYQNVFGNLFLMPNFYLFCAILQKEHIQIYVQEILMHTLKATTTFEQMVDDLLIHSVKLTAEMNESESEMVYIEQLIEKNSTNHILTTGLYYYHLLRWYKVFNMSDIYIVDGEELISNPAKVIKEVQDFLHIPEFVLPENIPKGPSGFSCFAKPLVVERNGVLVAGTARTSCMTGKGRTRKGAWGIANPEYMEKLRLFFAPFNEKLYKLLDRRFNW